In a genomic window of Vespula vulgaris chromosome 13, iyVesVulg1.1, whole genome shotgun sequence:
- the LOC127068526 gene encoding ras-related protein Rap-1 yields the protein MMKGRHHFRRRFSLQPSSLKEGQEDGTTKNVRSERLSESDSGGGGDGGKSVESSVRHKIVVMGAAKVGKSAIINQFLYGTFTPKYKRTVEEMHHGDFNVSGIHLTLDILDTSGSYEFPAMRDLSIKSADAFVLVYDVNDVNTFHEVKTLRALILNTKGVVPIVVVGNKLDLVEKEQEVESESTRELVTAKWENGFVQVSAKDNLNISQVFKELLLQAKLKYNLSPALRRRRRQSLPPPPHLNSRSSSAHVPSPAQLQHLQQIRERAESKRNSCILS from the exons ATGATGAAGGGTCGTCATCATTTTCGACGTCGATTCAGTCTACAGCCGTCATCGTTGAAGGAAGGACAGGAAGATGGAACGACGAAGAACGTTAG AAGCGAAAGACTATCGGAATCGGAcagcggcggtggcggcgatGGAGGAAAATCGGTCGAAAGTTCTGTAAGACACAAAATCGTTGTGATGGGTGCTGCAAAGGTCGGCAAATCGGCAATAATCAACCAATTTCTTTATGGTACTTTCACACCAAAATACAAGCGCACGGTTGAGGAAATGCATCACGGGGATTTTAACGTTTCCGGTATTCACCTTACTCTTGACATCTTGGACACGTCCGGCTCGTACGAGTTTCCAGCAATGAGAGATCTTTCCATCAAATCTGCCGACGCGTTTGTCTTAGTCTACGATGTAAACGATGTCAATACCTTTCACGAAGTGAAAACGTTGAGGGCATTGATATTGAATACGAAAGGAGTAGTACCTATCGTTGTTGTAGGTAACAAATTGGATCTCGTCGAGAAGGAACAAGAG GTAGAGAGCGAGAGTACCAGAGAATTAGTCACCGCCAAGTGGGAAAACGGTTTCGTTCAAGTATCTGCAAAAGATAATTTGAATATCTCTCAAGTTTTTAAAGAATTGTTATTACAGGCAAAGCTAAAATATAATCTGAGTCCTGcattacgacgacgacgccgtCAATCCTTACCACCGCCTCCGCATTTGAATTCTCGCAGTAGCAGCGCGCACGTACCATCACCGGCGCAGCTGCAACACTTGCAACAAATACGCGAGCGCGCTGAATCAAAGAGAAATTCTTGTATTCTATCGTAA